One Cucurbita pepo subsp. pepo cultivar mu-cu-16 chromosome LG09, ASM280686v2, whole genome shotgun sequence DNA window includes the following coding sequences:
- the LOC111801697 gene encoding 4-coumarate--CoA ligase-like 1, which produces MSGMNQQHPTKKRLMPISPSVALQISHPQSMIQAFSAPPLRRGRRSLMSAATNNSAMATCIRDSVEDEEHIFRSQLPEVQVPDDITLPEFVLQNAESYADNVAFVEAVSGNAYTYREVVRDTSRFAKALSSLRLKKGQVVIVVLPNVAEYAIVALGIMAAGGVFSGVNPAAHISEIKKQVEVADAKLVVTNSSSFEKVKELKLPVIVVGEELIEGSMNWHKLLEAADRAGNNFVKEDIKQTDLCALPFSSGTTGVSKGVMLTHRNLVANLCSTLSGVPQEMVGKVTTLGLIPFFHIYGITGICCATLRNKGKVVVMGRFDLRTFINALITQEVTFAPIVPPIILALVKNPIVKEFDLSGLKLQAIMTAAAPLAPELQTSFEKKFPGVDVQEAYGLTEHSCITLNYGSIGKDNLAAKKNTVGRILPNLEVKFIDPDSGRSLPKNTPGEICVRSQCVMQGYYNNEEETSRTIDDKGWMHTGDIGYIDDDGDVFIVDRIKELIKYKGFQVAPAELEAILLTHPSIEDAAVVPLPDKEAGEIPAASIVMAPNAKETEDEIIKYVASNVAHYKKVRLVHFVETIPKSPSGKVMRRLIKEKMIEKIRAETAS; this is translated from the exons ATGAGTGGCATGAATCAACAACATCCCACCAAAAAAAGGCTCATGCCAATCTCACCCTCAGTAGCTCTACAAATTTCTCATCCACAAAGCATGATACAAGCTTTCTCAGCTCCTCCTTTAAGAAGAGGGAGACGCTCGTTGATGTCTGCAGCAACCAACAACTCCGCCATGGCTACTTGCATTCGGGATTCGGTAGAGGACGAGGAACACATTTTCCGTAGCCAACTTCCCGAGGTCCAAGTGCCTGATGATATCACATTGCCGGAGTTTGTACTTCAGAATGCTGAATCATATGCTGATAATGTGGCATTTGTGGAAGCTGTGAGCGGAAATGCGTACACTTATCGTGAAGTTGTGAGAGACACGAGTAGGTTCGCTAAGGCCTTGAGCTCTCTGAGGTTGAAGAAGGGGCAGGTCGTTATTGTCGTTCTACCCAACGTTGCTGAATATGCCATTGTTGCTTTAGGGATAATGGCTGCTGGAGGTGTGTTTTCTGGTGTGAATCCAGCAGCTCACATATCTGAAATCAAAAAGCAGGTGGAGGTAGCAGATGCCAAACTCGTCGTTACAAACAGCTCAAGCTTTGAAAAG GTAAAGGAATTAAAGCTTCCAGTGATCGTAGTAGGGGAGGAACTGATTGAAGGTTCCATGAACTGGCACAAACTGCTCGAAGCCGCGGATCGAGCGGGCAACAATTTCGTCAAAGAAGATATCAAGCAGACTGATTTATGTGCCCTTCCTTTCTCATCAGGCACTACAGGAGTTTCCAAAGGTGTAATGCTAACTCATCGAAATCTAGTGGCGAACTTGTGTTCTACGCTCTCCGGCGTACCGCAAGAAATGGTGGGCAAGGTCACGACGTTAGGCCTCATTCCGTTCTTCCACATTTACGGGATTACCGGAATATGTTGTGCAACACTTCGAAACAAGGGAAAAGTCGTGGTGATGGGAAGATTTGATCTTAGAACCTTCATCAATGCCCTGATAACACAGGAGGTCACATTTGCTCCAATTGTTCCTCCTATCATCTTGGCCTTGGTTAAGAATCCTATTGTGAAGGAATTTGATCTAAGCGGTCTCAAACTTCAGGCTATCATGACTGCAGCTGCTCCGCTCGCAcccgaacttcaaacgtccttcGAGAAAAAGTTCCCGGGCGTGGATGTTCAAGAG GCATATGGGCTAACCGAGCACAGCTGCATCACTCTCAACTATGGAAGCATAGGCAAAGACAATCTCGCTGCAAAGAAAAACACGGTTGGCCGTATTCTTCCTAATCTAGAAGTCAAATTCATCGACCCCGACAGCGGTAGGTCGCTGCCGAAGAACACGCCTGGGGAAATCTGTGTAAGAAGCCAGTGTGTGATGCAAG GCTACTACAATAATGAAGAGGAGACTTCAAGGACCATCGACGACAAAGGCTGGATGCACACGGGCGACATCGGATACATCGACGACGATGGCGATGTGTTCATTGTGGATCGTATTAAAGAGTTGATTAAGTACAAAGGCTTCCAA GTTGCTCCGGCCGAGTTAGAGGCAATCCTCCTTACTCATCCCTCGATTGAAGATGCAGCTGTGGTGCC GCTGCCAGACAAAGAAGCCGGTGAGATCCCAGCAGCAAGCATTGTAATGGCTCCAAATGCAAAAGAAACCGAAGACGAAATAATCAAATACGTCGCTTCAAACGTTGCACATTACAAGAAAGTTAGGCTTGTTCATTTTGTCGAAACGATCCCGAAATCGCCGTCTGGGAAAGTCATGAGAAGGTTGATCAAAGAGAAGATGATCGAAAAGATTCGAGCCGAGACGGCCTCTTGA